The Etheostoma cragini isolate CJK2018 chromosome 5, CSU_Ecrag_1.0, whole genome shotgun sequence genome contains a region encoding:
- the sb:cb288 gene encoding uncharacterized protein sb:cb288: MWTEVKKQNKSKTVIGNRNSSKMGDPDLTRQLLHTVQQRNGSTAAATYPALTEDSLTSSSGIIPGAIAATVFIAFLLALYAVLWKCMVSPPQRKHSKVRRRVKKRTSV, from the exons ATGTGGACggaggtaaaaaaacaaaacaagagcaaGACTGTCATCGGCAACAGGAACAGCTCGAAG aTGGGTGACCCAGATCTGACACGACAGCTTTTACACACTGTTCAACAGAGAAATG GTTCAACTGCAGCTGCCACTTATCCTGCTCTAACAGAGGACTCTTTAACCAGCAGCAGTGGAATCATCCCTG GTGCAATTGCAGCCACGGTGTTCATTGCCTTTTTACTTGCTCTCTACGCTGTCCTCTGGAAGTGCATGGTGTCACCACCACAACG AAAGCACAGCAAGGTGAGGAGGAGAGTAAAAAAGAGGACGTCTGTGTGA